Proteins from a single region of Nerophis lumbriciformis linkage group LG36, RoL_Nlum_v2.1, whole genome shotgun sequence:
- the LOC133576745 gene encoding uncharacterized protein isoform X1 — translation MPRAKGHRRTLAARTKLAEWQSSTPMPPVPEFVARRGTGFRHRVRRWPTSDLTGRQVKFVPPAFHPEKKTVFVIGDSHLRGLVDGDVALPKVPLSFSFLSVPGGGAADLRKEVGRLEFPWTPDVVCVLAPSNDLDRGDAAVEFGALLTRVRSRWPKVFVLDFPPRLNKPVGLQDLLRQEHHRVAARMGLPFVAVTSSFLLDRLELWCYDGVHLSDTGGSPILVELLCDAALTLFAPDPPAPPSPGLKDCLDPRTWPRVGQEGEMACITASAVLWRKMAERQSWTPMPPVPELVARGSPILVEPAPPSPWWTSPPALVTRPDPLPRRRPDPRRWTTVGREGKAGTQPVLQSLPIPSNPVWFSSPMLDAMEEFAPSSDSDCTAVPPPGQASPGRCRRRPVAVKRAGRREFTPSSDSDCIAVPPPGQASPGMRRRRPVAVRRAGRREQIVLLTKRVPKHHHNRQPPKWINLLEYKRPYNMHVKKCNIFICTVP, via the exons atgccGCGTGCCAAGGGCCACAGGCGGACACTAGCCGCCAGGACGAAGTTGGCAGAGTGGCAGTCATCGACCCCCATGCCTCCTGTGCCCGAGTTCGTCGCTC GGCGCGGCACTGGGTTCCGCCACCGCGTGCGGAGGTGGCCGACTTCGGACCTGACTGGCCGTCAGGTGAAGTTTGTCCCTCCAGCTTTCCACCCGGAGAAGAAG ACTGTCTTCGTCATCGGTGACTCCCACCTGAGGGGCCTTGTGGATGGGGACGTCGCCTTACCCAAGGTACCTCTCTCTTTTTCTTTTCTGTCTGTTCCAGGTGGAGGTGCAGCTGACTTGAGGAAAGAGGTGGGGCGCCTGGAGTTCCCGTGGACCCCGGATGTCGTCTGCGTGCTGGCCCCGAGCAACGACCTGGACCGTGGCGATGCGGCGGTGGAGTTCGGCGCGCTCCTGACCAGAGTCCGCAGCCGCTGGCCCAAG GTGTTTGTTCTGGACTTCCCCCCGCGTCTGAACAAACCCGTGGGCCTGCAggatctgctgcgtcaggagcacCACCGCGTCGCAGCACGCATGG GTCTCCCATTCGTGGCTGTGACCAGCAGCTTCCTGCTGGATCGGTTGGAGCTGTGGTGTTATGACGGC GTGCACCTCAGCGACACAGGTGGCTCGCCCATCCTGGTGGAGCTGTTGTGCGACGCTGCGCTCACCCTGTTCGCACCCGATCCCCCTGCACCTCCTTCCCCTGGTCTGAAGGACTGCCTGGATCCCCGGACGTGGCCCAGGGTTGGACAGGAGGGAGAG ATGGCCTGCATCACTGCATCTGCTGTTCTTTGGAGGAAGATGGCAGAGCGGCAGTCGTGGACCCCCATGCCTCCTGTCCCCGAGTTGGTCGCTC GTGGCTCGCCCATCCTGGTGGAGCCTGCGCCTCCTTCCCCTTGGTGGACGTCGCCACCTGCCCTGGTGACGAGGCCAGACCCCCTGCCCCGTCGGCGCCCGGATCCCCGGAGGTGGACCACGGTTGGACGGGAGGGAAAG GCTGGAACACAGCCGGTGCTACAGTCCCTTCCCATCCCGTCCAACCCTGTGTGGTTCAGCAGTCCTATGTTGGATGCCATGGAGGAGTTCGCTCCTTCCTCTGACTCCGACTGCACTGCTGTCCCACCACCTGGCCAG GCTTCTCCTGGGAGGTGTCGTCGGAGACCTGTGGCCGTCAAGCGCGCCGGACGGAGGGAGTTCACTCCTTCCTCTGACTCCGACTGCATTGCTGTCCCACCACCTGGCCAG GCTTCTCCTGGGATGCGTCGTCGGAGACCTGTGGCTGTCAGGCGCGCCGGACGGAGGGAGCAG
- the LOC133576745 gene encoding uncharacterized protein isoform X3 → MPRAKGHRRTLAARTKLAEWQSSTPMPPVPEFVARRGTGFRHRVRRWPTSDLTGRQVKFVPPAFHPEKKTVFVIGDSHLRGLVDGDVALPKVPLSFSFLSVPGGGAADLRKEVGRLEFPWTPDVVCVLAPSNDLDRGDAAVEFGALLTRVRSRWPKVFVLDFPPRLNKPVGLQDLLRQEHHRVAARMGLPFVAVTSSFLLDRLELWCYDGVHLSDTGGSPILVELLCDAALTLFAPDPPAPPSPGLKDCLDPRTWPRVGQEGEMACITASAVLWRKMAERQSWTPMPPVPELVARGSPILVEPAPPSPWWTSPPALVTRPDPLPRRRPDPRRWTTVGREGKAGTQPVLQSLPIPSNPVWFSSPMLDAMEEFAPSSDSDCTAVPPPGQPNQGSPNFPLLNHFRLFFLGDPEVLPSLLRDIVSSVCPGSSSWSPTGGTCPEHQQHGILIKCPSHFTTVITITIITTSC, encoded by the exons atgccGCGTGCCAAGGGCCACAGGCGGACACTAGCCGCCAGGACGAAGTTGGCAGAGTGGCAGTCATCGACCCCCATGCCTCCTGTGCCCGAGTTCGTCGCTC GGCGCGGCACTGGGTTCCGCCACCGCGTGCGGAGGTGGCCGACTTCGGACCTGACTGGCCGTCAGGTGAAGTTTGTCCCTCCAGCTTTCCACCCGGAGAAGAAG ACTGTCTTCGTCATCGGTGACTCCCACCTGAGGGGCCTTGTGGATGGGGACGTCGCCTTACCCAAGGTACCTCTCTCTTTTTCTTTTCTGTCTGTTCCAGGTGGAGGTGCAGCTGACTTGAGGAAAGAGGTGGGGCGCCTGGAGTTCCCGTGGACCCCGGATGTCGTCTGCGTGCTGGCCCCGAGCAACGACCTGGACCGTGGCGATGCGGCGGTGGAGTTCGGCGCGCTCCTGACCAGAGTCCGCAGCCGCTGGCCCAAG GTGTTTGTTCTGGACTTCCCCCCGCGTCTGAACAAACCCGTGGGCCTGCAggatctgctgcgtcaggagcacCACCGCGTCGCAGCACGCATGG GTCTCCCATTCGTGGCTGTGACCAGCAGCTTCCTGCTGGATCGGTTGGAGCTGTGGTGTTATGACGGC GTGCACCTCAGCGACACAGGTGGCTCGCCCATCCTGGTGGAGCTGTTGTGCGACGCTGCGCTCACCCTGTTCGCACCCGATCCCCCTGCACCTCCTTCCCCTGGTCTGAAGGACTGCCTGGATCCCCGGACGTGGCCCAGGGTTGGACAGGAGGGAGAG ATGGCCTGCATCACTGCATCTGCTGTTCTTTGGAGGAAGATGGCAGAGCGGCAGTCGTGGACCCCCATGCCTCCTGTCCCCGAGTTGGTCGCTC GTGGCTCGCCCATCCTGGTGGAGCCTGCGCCTCCTTCCCCTTGGTGGACGTCGCCACCTGCCCTGGTGACGAGGCCAGACCCCCTGCCCCGTCGGCGCCCGGATCCCCGGAGGTGGACCACGGTTGGACGGGAGGGAAAG GCTGGAACACAGCCGGTGCTACAGTCCCTTCCCATCCCGTCCAACCCTGTGTGGTTCAGCAGTCCTATGTTGGATGCCATGGAGGAGTTCGCTCCTTCCTCTGACTCCGACTGCACTGCTGTCCCACCACCTGGCCAG cccaatcagggaagcccaaacttccccctCCTCAACCACTTCCGCCTgttcttcctgggggatcccgaggtgctcCCAAGCCTGCTGAGAGACATTGTCTCTTcagtgtgtcctgggtcttcctcgtggtctcctaccggtggtACATGTCCTGAACACCAACAGCATGGCATCCTAATAAAATGCCCAAGCCATTTTACTACTGTTATTACTATTACCATTATTACCACTAGTTGTTAA
- the LOC133576745 gene encoding uncharacterized protein isoform X2, translating into MPRAKGHRRTLAARTKLAEWQSSTPMPPVPEFVARRGTGFRHRVRRWPTSDLTGRQVKFVPPAFHPEKKTVFVIGDSHLRGLVDGDVALPKVPLSFSFLSVPGGGAADLRKEVGRLEFPWTPDVVCVLAPSNDLDRGDAAVEFGALLTRVRSRWPKVFVLDFPPRLNKPVGLQDLLRQEHHRVAARMGLPFVAVTSSFLLDRLELWCYDGVHLSDTGGSPILVELLCDAALTLFAPDPPAPPSPGLKDCLDPRTWPRVGQEGEMACITASAVLWRKMAERQSWTPMPPVPELVARGSPILVEPAPPSPWWTSPPALVTRPDPLPRRRPDPRRWTTVGREGKAGTQPVLQSLPIPSNPVWFSSPMLDAMEEFAPSSDSDCTAVPPPGQQPNQGSPNFPLLNHFRLFFLGDPEVLPSLLRDIVSSVCPGSSSWSPTGGTCPEHQQHGILIKCPSHFTTVITITIITTSC; encoded by the exons atgccGCGTGCCAAGGGCCACAGGCGGACACTAGCCGCCAGGACGAAGTTGGCAGAGTGGCAGTCATCGACCCCCATGCCTCCTGTGCCCGAGTTCGTCGCTC GGCGCGGCACTGGGTTCCGCCACCGCGTGCGGAGGTGGCCGACTTCGGACCTGACTGGCCGTCAGGTGAAGTTTGTCCCTCCAGCTTTCCACCCGGAGAAGAAG ACTGTCTTCGTCATCGGTGACTCCCACCTGAGGGGCCTTGTGGATGGGGACGTCGCCTTACCCAAGGTACCTCTCTCTTTTTCTTTTCTGTCTGTTCCAGGTGGAGGTGCAGCTGACTTGAGGAAAGAGGTGGGGCGCCTGGAGTTCCCGTGGACCCCGGATGTCGTCTGCGTGCTGGCCCCGAGCAACGACCTGGACCGTGGCGATGCGGCGGTGGAGTTCGGCGCGCTCCTGACCAGAGTCCGCAGCCGCTGGCCCAAG GTGTTTGTTCTGGACTTCCCCCCGCGTCTGAACAAACCCGTGGGCCTGCAggatctgctgcgtcaggagcacCACCGCGTCGCAGCACGCATGG GTCTCCCATTCGTGGCTGTGACCAGCAGCTTCCTGCTGGATCGGTTGGAGCTGTGGTGTTATGACGGC GTGCACCTCAGCGACACAGGTGGCTCGCCCATCCTGGTGGAGCTGTTGTGCGACGCTGCGCTCACCCTGTTCGCACCCGATCCCCCTGCACCTCCTTCCCCTGGTCTGAAGGACTGCCTGGATCCCCGGACGTGGCCCAGGGTTGGACAGGAGGGAGAG ATGGCCTGCATCACTGCATCTGCTGTTCTTTGGAGGAAGATGGCAGAGCGGCAGTCGTGGACCCCCATGCCTCCTGTCCCCGAGTTGGTCGCTC GTGGCTCGCCCATCCTGGTGGAGCCTGCGCCTCCTTCCCCTTGGTGGACGTCGCCACCTGCCCTGGTGACGAGGCCAGACCCCCTGCCCCGTCGGCGCCCGGATCCCCGGAGGTGGACCACGGTTGGACGGGAGGGAAAG GCTGGAACACAGCCGGTGCTACAGTCCCTTCCCATCCCGTCCAACCCTGTGTGGTTCAGCAGTCCTATGTTGGATGCCATGGAGGAGTTCGCTCCTTCCTCTGACTCCGACTGCACTGCTGTCCCACCACCTGGCCAG cagcccaatcagggaagcccaaacttccccctCCTCAACCACTTCCGCCTgttcttcctgggggatcccgaggtgctcCCAAGCCTGCTGAGAGACATTGTCTCTTcagtgtgtcctgggtcttcctcgtggtctcctaccggtggtACATGTCCTGAACACCAACAGCATGGCATCCTAATAAAATGCCCAAGCCATTTTACTACTGTTATTACTATTACCATTATTACCACTAGTTGTTAA